From one Flavobacterium kingsejongi genomic stretch:
- a CDS encoding T9SS type A sorting domain-containing protein — MKRLLHYFFLTLLSTGAYAQEYTVLQIASGYNADVIANGIGSSAVSTTIGVDNANFAYITADFQSTGTTAVTPNGLPVSGLFTSAANAAVQFQMGPYSGNNSLRFVAQNEGGTLTFSNQLNVSKLYLMVTSGSGNATVTGTLNFSDNTTQAITASTVPDWYNSTTLPVAISGIGRVNRANNVVDNPSGNPRIYQMTVNVLAANQSKLLTGVTLTKTSTAEGVVNIFGASAEIIPTCPSPTALVATTTATGATVSWTGPTTAPAAGYDYYYAQSATAPTTTTVPTGNVTVNTVTFSELATGQLYYFWVRSNCSATDKGIWKPITFTTGQLTTTYTGADISTDKVTTNTITSPTTCPGVLTVNVPAGYQIVSTATTYSMQTASDGYMSEQRSLLVCTTTGLSEGALASGVGSSGGTYQYNRSNLNIANGATGAVAFELRAWRTYGGSGCNVTYNKVVTGTWKVTITYALLPCTTPAAPTAVAQSFCSPATVSNLQATGTTGSTLRWYAAAEGGTALATTAAITTGNYYVSQQVQTCESTRTAVAVTVTTVSTPIVASQIFCQQGTVAGLVANGTAGATFNWYADATNVTALSGTTALSTGTYYVSEQIGTCESSRVAVEIIVSNVPAPVATAQTVCVGGTLSELSVTGLDGAVYNWYPTATGTGVLALTTPLATGTYYVSQQLGDCESVLLPVQVTINVVAVPQGAATQQFLPGATVAGLTVTTTAGATVQWYLLNESSDLVPVALNTALQDGVTYYVTQSLSGCESAPYGVTAVQTLGTGDFSEATVHLYPNPVTTVLNISSVAVIEDVRIYNAIGQLVLQQYGKATTTTIDVSELAAGQYNVVLKNESGAQKAFRIIKK; from the coding sequence ATGAAAAGACTATTACACTATTTTTTTTTAACATTATTATCTACAGGGGCTTATGCCCAGGAATACACTGTACTGCAGATTGCTTCGGGGTATAATGCCGATGTTATTGCTAATGGAATCGGTTCTTCTGCTGTATCAACTACTATTGGGGTTGATAATGCCAATTTTGCTTACATTACCGCGGATTTTCAGTCAACAGGAACCACGGCTGTAACTCCTAATGGTTTACCGGTTAGTGGCTTATTTACAAGTGCAGCCAATGCAGCAGTCCAATTTCAAATGGGACCTTATTCGGGTAATAATTCCCTGCGTTTTGTGGCGCAGAACGAGGGGGGAACCCTAACGTTCAGCAATCAGCTCAACGTTTCTAAACTCTACCTCATGGTTACTTCGGGAAGTGGGAATGCCACTGTGACCGGAACATTAAACTTTTCCGATAATACCACACAGGCTATTACGGCTTCCACCGTGCCTGACTGGTATAATTCTACAACATTGCCAGTAGCAATTTCAGGAATTGGACGTGTGAACCGTGCGAACAATGTGGTTGATAATCCGTCAGGAAATCCAAGGATTTATCAAATGACTGTAAATGTGTTAGCGGCAAATCAAAGTAAACTCCTGACCGGAGTAACATTGACCAAAACTTCTACAGCAGAAGGCGTGGTGAACATATTTGGTGCAAGTGCTGAAATAATACCTACCTGTCCATCTCCTACAGCCTTGGTAGCCACTACTACCGCTACAGGGGCTACGGTTTCATGGACCGGACCTACTACAGCACCCGCTGCCGGTTATGATTATTATTATGCGCAATCGGCAACGGCTCCTACGACAACGACGGTACCTACCGGAAATGTTACCGTCAATACAGTGACCTTTTCAGAATTGGCTACTGGTCAATTGTATTATTTCTGGGTACGTTCCAATTGCAGTGCTACCGATAAAGGGATCTGGAAACCGATTACCTTCACGACAGGACAATTGACTACGACTTATACTGGAGCGGATATTTCTACAGATAAAGTAACTACAAATACTATTACTTCTCCAACGACATGTCCGGGAGTGCTTACTGTGAATGTTCCGGCAGGGTATCAGATTGTTAGTACCGCAACAACCTATTCCATGCAAACGGCATCTGATGGCTATATGTCAGAACAACGGTCTCTTTTAGTATGTACTACTACGGGATTATCAGAGGGGGCTTTAGCTTCCGGCGTAGGATCAAGTGGTGGTACTTATCAATACAACCGTTCCAACCTGAATATTGCGAACGGGGCAACTGGTGCTGTCGCATTTGAGTTAAGAGCCTGGAGAACCTATGGTGGGTCAGGCTGTAATGTTACCTATAATAAAGTGGTGACTGGCACCTGGAAAGTAACGATAACCTACGCTCTACTTCCGTGTACTACTCCAGCTGCACCTACAGCAGTTGCCCAGTCTTTCTGTAGTCCGGCTACAGTATCAAATTTGCAGGCTACCGGAACTACCGGGTCCACGCTACGCTGGTATGCTGCTGCAGAAGGCGGAACAGCCTTGGCTACCACAGCTGCAATAACGACTGGTAATTATTATGTATCCCAGCAGGTACAGACTTGTGAGAGTACCCGAACGGCAGTGGCAGTAACCGTTACTACAGTAAGTACACCCATTGTTGCTTCTCAGATTTTTTGCCAGCAGGGAACAGTTGCAGGCCTTGTCGCTAACGGAACTGCAGGCGCTACATTTAATTGGTATGCTGATGCGACGAATGTTACTGCGTTGAGTGGTACAACAGCATTGAGCACCGGTACTTATTATGTTTCAGAACAGATAGGCACTTGTGAGAGTTCCCGTGTAGCGGTTGAGATCATAGTGAGTAATGTACCTGCTCCAGTAGCAACAGCACAAACAGTATGCGTGGGAGGCACTTTATCTGAACTAAGTGTAACAGGGCTGGATGGTGCTGTTTACAACTGGTATCCTACTGCTACTGGTACTGGAGTGCTTGCGCTGACGACACCACTTGCAACAGGAACGTATTATGTATCCCAGCAATTGGGTGATTGTGAGAGTGTGTTGTTGCCGGTACAGGTTACGATCAACGTGGTAGCAGTACCACAGGGAGCAGCTACACAGCAGTTCCTGCCCGGTGCTACGGTTGCCGGACTTACAGTTACTACTACTGCAGGTGCTACGGTGCAATGGTACTTGTTGAATGAATCTTCAGACCTGGTTCCGGTAGCACTGAATACTGCTTTGCAGGATGGTGTGACCTATTATGTAACACAGAGTCTTTCGGGTTGTGAAAGTGCTCCTTATGGAGTAACTGCGGTACAAACTTTAGGAACGGGAGATTTTTCAGAAGCAACAGTACATCTATATCCCAATCCTGTAACTACGGTATTGAACATTTCAAGTGTAGCAGTTATCGAAGATGTCCGTATTTATAATGCTATCGGGCAGTTGGTATTACAACAGTACGGCAAAGCTACCACAACAACAATTGATGTTTCAGAACTTGCAGCAGGGCAGTATAATGTGGTTCTTAAAAATGAATCAGGCGCTCAAAAAGCATTTCGTATTATCAAGAAATAA
- the htpG gene encoding molecular chaperone HtpG, translating to MTTGKINVSVENIFPLIKKFLYSDHEIFLRELVSNATDATLKLKHLTSIGEAVVEYGNPIIEVKIDKEGKKLHIIDQGLGMTAEEVEKYINQVAFSGAEEFLDKYKDSAKDSGIIGHFGLGFYSAFMVAEKVEIITKSYKDAPAAHWTCDGSPEFTLEPSDKTTRGTEIILHIAEDSLEFLEDGKISELLNKYNKFMPVPIKFGTRSEKIEQKVGEFVATEDKDNTFTTVEVDNIINNPNPAWTKQPSELSDEDYKSFYRELYPMQFEEPLFNIHLNVDYPFNLTGILYFPKMTGDLQIQKDKIQLYQNQVYVTDNVEGIVPEFLTMLKGVIDSPDIPLNVSRSYLQADGAVKKISNYITRKVADKLKSLFSENREDFEQKWNDIKIVLEYGMLSEPKFYEKAGAFTLYPTMDGKYYTLEELKEKTAPNQTDKDGKLVLLYTSNKDAQHSYIAAAQDKGYEVLLLDSPIISHLIQKLEADNENLTFTRVDSDHVNNLIKKDEEAISKLSDTEKEKLKTELESVISDKKYTVQLEALDSQSAPFVITQPEFLRRMKEMSQSGGGGMFGMGNMPEMYNLVVNTNHELATTLLNSTDKSHQEALVKQALDLAKLSQNLLKGEELTAFVKRSFDLIK from the coding sequence ATGACAACAGGAAAAATTAATGTATCAGTAGAGAACATCTTTCCCTTAATCAAAAAATTCTTATACAGCGATCACGAAATTTTTCTTCGGGAATTAGTTTCAAATGCAACCGATGCAACCCTGAAATTAAAGCACCTGACCAGTATTGGTGAAGCAGTAGTAGAATACGGTAATCCCATCATCGAAGTCAAAATTGACAAAGAAGGCAAGAAACTGCACATCATTGACCAGGGATTAGGAATGACTGCAGAAGAAGTAGAAAAATATATCAATCAGGTTGCCTTTTCCGGTGCGGAAGAATTTTTGGACAAATACAAAGATTCCGCTAAAGACTCGGGAATTATTGGCCATTTCGGCCTTGGATTTTATTCTGCTTTTATGGTCGCTGAAAAAGTAGAAATCATCACTAAATCCTATAAAGACGCACCTGCAGCACACTGGACCTGTGATGGAAGCCCTGAGTTCACCTTAGAGCCATCTGACAAAACTACCCGCGGCACAGAGATTATACTGCACATTGCAGAAGATTCTTTGGAATTCCTCGAAGATGGAAAAATCAGTGAGTTGCTGAACAAATATAATAAATTCATGCCGGTTCCGATTAAATTTGGAACACGCTCAGAAAAAATCGAGCAAAAAGTCGGAGAATTTGTCGCAACAGAAGACAAAGACAATACCTTCACAACCGTTGAAGTTGACAATATCATCAACAATCCAAATCCAGCCTGGACAAAACAGCCAAGCGAATTATCGGACGAAGATTATAAAAGTTTTTACAGGGAGCTGTACCCAATGCAGTTTGAAGAGCCTTTATTCAACATCCACCTGAATGTAGATTATCCGTTCAATCTTACCGGAATTTTATATTTCCCGAAAATGACTGGAGATCTTCAAATCCAAAAAGATAAAATCCAACTGTACCAAAACCAGGTATATGTGACCGATAACGTAGAAGGAATCGTACCGGAATTCCTAACCATGCTAAAAGGGGTAATCGATTCTCCGGACATTCCATTAAATGTATCCCGATCTTACCTGCAGGCAGATGGTGCCGTTAAGAAAATCTCGAATTACATTACCCGTAAAGTCGCTGATAAATTAAAATCATTGTTCTCCGAAAACCGGGAAGATTTTGAACAAAAATGGAATGACATCAAAATCGTACTGGAATACGGTATGCTTTCTGAACCAAAATTCTATGAAAAAGCTGGTGCCTTTACGTTGTATCCTACCATGGACGGCAAGTACTATACTTTGGAAGAACTGAAAGAAAAAACAGCTCCAAACCAAACTGATAAAGATGGCAAACTGGTCTTGTTGTATACTTCCAATAAAGATGCACAACACAGTTATATTGCGGCAGCACAGGATAAAGGATATGAGGTCCTGTTACTGGATTCTCCTATCATTTCACACCTGATCCAGAAACTGGAAGCAGACAATGAAAACCTGACATTTACACGTGTGGATTCAGACCACGTGAACAACCTGATCAAAAAAGACGAAGAAGCCATTTCGAAACTGTCTGATACCGAAAAAGAAAAACTTAAAACAGAATTGGAAAGTGTAATTTCAGATAAAAAATATACCGTTCAGCTTGAAGCTTTGGACAGCCAGTCTGCTCCTTTTGTGATTACACAGCCGGAATTCCTGCGTCGTATGAAAGAAATGAGCCAGTCCGGTGGCGGTGGTATGTTTGGAATGGGTAATATGCCAGAGATGTATAATCTTGTGGTGAATACCAACCATGAATTAGCAACCACGCTATTAAATTCAACCGACAAGTCACACCAGGAAGCGTTAGTAAAACAGGCTTTAGACCTGGCAAAACTTTCTCAAAACCTGCTTAAAGGGGAAGAGCTTACTGCTTTTGTAAAAAGAAGTTTTGACCTGATTAAATAA
- a CDS encoding lipocalin family protein: protein MKKLLFLGVLLLTIMTSCSSLDTKSQVGIKGNWTIGSVTYPNSQYIKVTSFDIADSQCFVGSSWNFISNNNKGSMTLTNSSCPAFSSPIVWTVTKAGDFTLKITEGDKAKRVTQGYFLKLRNQTETSFELVDNVAVGGKNTEVVYHFQKQ, encoded by the coding sequence ATGAAAAAACTATTGTTTTTGGGAGTTTTACTCCTTACGATAATGACATCATGCTCTTCGCTGGACACAAAATCTCAGGTAGGCATCAAAGGAAATTGGACTATTGGCAGTGTGACATATCCAAATTCCCAATACATAAAAGTAACTTCATTCGATATTGCCGATTCACAGTGTTTTGTAGGAAGCAGCTGGAACTTTATTTCCAACAATAACAAAGGGAGCATGACATTAACAAACAGCAGTTGCCCGGCTTTCTCAAGCCCTATTGTATGGACAGTAACCAAAGCGGGCGATTTTACACTTAAAATTACCGAAGGCGATAAAGCGAAGCGTGTTACTCAGGGCTATTTCCTAAAATTAAGAAACCAGACAGAAACCTCTTTCGAATTGGTTGATAATGTGGCTGTAGGCGGTAAAAATACAGAAGTGGTTTACCATTTTCAAAAACAATAA
- a CDS encoding OmpA family protein, giving the protein MKNLRVYILASAMAFGTLFTSCEAVKNTNNTQRGAGIGAAGGALIGGILGNNIGKGGNTALGAIIGGVVGGTAGGLIGNKMDKQAQKIDEALPGAEVVRVGEGIKLVLGENAVRFDTNKSTLTASAKTNLDKLVPVFKEYPDTNIDIYGYTDNTGKAEYNLTLSGQRAESVKSYLAAKGIAASRFNIKGMGIADPIASNESVDGRSQNRRVEFAITANQKMVDDAKKEAQK; this is encoded by the coding sequence ATGAAAAATTTAAGAGTATATATTTTGGCTTCGGCTATGGCTTTTGGGACATTATTTACAAGCTGTGAGGCTGTGAAAAATACTAATAATACGCAAAGAGGTGCCGGAATTGGTGCTGCTGGTGGTGCATTAATCGGAGGTATCCTGGGAAATAACATCGGAAAAGGTGGCAATACAGCTTTAGGTGCTATTATTGGTGGTGTAGTAGGTGGTACTGCCGGTGGACTGATCGGGAACAAAATGGACAAACAGGCGCAGAAAATTGATGAAGCACTTCCAGGTGCTGAAGTTGTACGTGTAGGAGAAGGAATTAAATTAGTATTAGGCGAAAATGCCGTACGATTTGATACTAATAAATCTACTCTTACAGCTTCTGCTAAAACAAATCTTGATAAATTAGTTCCTGTATTCAAAGAATATCCGGATACTAACATCGATATCTATGGTTATACTGATAATACAGGTAAAGCAGAATACAATCTTACTTTATCAGGTCAACGTGCTGAGTCTGTAAAATCATATTTAGCAGCCAAAGGAATTGCTGCTTCCCGTTTCAATATCAAAGGTATGGGAATTGCTGATCCTATCGCTTCTAATGAAAGTGTAGACGGAAGAAGCCAAAACCGTCGTGTGGAATTTGCTATTACTGCAAACCAGAAAATGGTTGATGATGCTAAAAAAGAAGCGCAGAAATAA
- a CDS encoding TetR family transcriptional regulator C-terminal domain-containing protein, which yields MASPKKIKETQEIIDDNVIISRYMNDVLERNATPLNVFTFCKQHHIDEVDFYSFFSSLESVQSAIWVKFFENTLEVLHKDVSYPGYSNRNKMLTLYFTLFEILTLNRSYVYFTLKENKQGLKNLRQLRELRNRFRDYIGMLIAEENATNEGKQKLQKITKPVFAEGAWVQFLFILKFWLDDTSAGFEKTDIMIEKTVKAGFDVMDITPLESLLDLGKFIWKEQN from the coding sequence ATGGCAAGTCCAAAAAAAATAAAGGAAACACAAGAGATTATCGATGATAATGTTATCATTTCTAGGTATATGAATGATGTGCTGGAACGCAACGCTACTCCGTTGAATGTTTTTACATTCTGTAAACAGCACCATATCGATGAGGTTGATTTTTATTCTTTTTTTAGTTCCCTGGAAAGTGTGCAGAGTGCTATTTGGGTTAAGTTTTTCGAAAATACCTTAGAAGTACTTCATAAAGATGTTTCCTATCCGGGATATTCAAATCGCAACAAAATGCTAACCTTGTATTTTACTCTTTTTGAAATCCTGACCCTCAATAGAAGTTATGTTTATTTTACGCTCAAAGAAAATAAACAGGGATTGAAAAACCTCAGGCAATTGCGGGAACTTCGTAATCGTTTCCGGGATTATATTGGGATGTTGATTGCCGAAGAAAATGCTACAAACGAAGGAAAGCAGAAATTACAAAAAATAACCAAGCCCGTATTTGCGGAAGGTGCCTGGGTTCAGTTTCTTTTTATATTAAAATTTTGGCTGGATGATACGTCTGCAGGATTTGAAAAAACAGATATCATGATTGAGAAAACAGTGAAAGCAGGTTTCGACGTCATGGATATTACACCTTTGGAAAGTTTATTGGATTTGGGTAAATTCATCTGGAAAGAGCAAAATTAG